A single Tenacibaculum sp. 190524A02b DNA region contains:
- a CDS encoding BamA/TamA family outer membrane protein, whose amino-acid sequence MKKLSFICLLLGILSSCSTIKYVKKNELLLTKNIIYIDSTKTSDNEINELILQRPNAKTFGLPLALYFYNLGNPYGPKTPKEWGKKHPKTYNFFKNIFSEKQSISVAQSAINLNNWFIKSGQPPIIINDKRTRNTVKNLKTYFQNEGYFKTKIKAKKDSVSSKKGKVTYYINKGQPLFLDTIVKTIESPVLDSINKTTQNQSFLKTKQQYKDANFIKEANRLTKLFRNNGVYHFDKNKSIDFYVADTSGYKTNIELFVSDRIIERNGQYISKPYKVQKIKKINVYTDYSYSKKDEPYKDSISYYGVNFFAHDKLKYNPKYLSQSLFIKPNSIYTDTLKNLTRTHLRGLKNFKSTSIRYRELNDNELEANIYLSPIEKYTLGIETELSRSNIRNFDVSAKFSLINRNTFKGAEIFKISALGSYFNSNNGPGWEIGADASLEVPRFMAPFGLHKFVPKRMFPKTKFYTGISIQKNIGLDKRNITLGIDYKWNFTNKKTIQLELLNVQYIRNLNVSNYFSIYNSEFQKLLQIGENINVNASTPQDPNDLNTAIVYAIDLLLSTEIQSNPQKIKDLANILERYRIITSDFLIPEIAYNFTYNNQQNIKDQSFSYFKIRVANSGNVMGLLSKEKNENNKTTVFQIPIAQYFKADLEYKKYWDLGNNSTLAHRTFIGAIFNYNNSEIPFSRSYFAGGSNDIRAWRTYDLGPGARPQGIEYNIGSFKFLTSFEYRFDVLGSLKGALFLDAGNIWDITNPEFDEFEKLNNFGSFLNNIAVGSGFGVRYDFKFLIARLDLGFKMHEPYLDTNKWFSNFSFSKSVLNIGINYPF is encoded by the coding sequence ATGAAAAAACTTTCTTTTATTTGTTTATTATTAGGTATACTTAGCTCATGTAGCACTATAAAATATGTAAAAAAGAATGAGCTTTTATTAACTAAAAACATCATTTATATAGATAGCACCAAAACGTCTGATAATGAAATAAATGAACTTATTCTTCAACGCCCTAATGCAAAAACTTTTGGTTTACCATTAGCCTTATACTTTTATAACTTAGGCAATCCTTATGGACCAAAAACTCCAAAAGAATGGGGTAAAAAGCACCCAAAAACATACAATTTCTTTAAAAATATTTTTTCAGAAAAACAAAGTATATCTGTAGCCCAATCTGCTATCAATCTTAACAACTGGTTTATAAAAAGCGGACAGCCTCCTATTATTATCAATGATAAAAGAACAAGAAACACTGTTAAAAACCTTAAGACATATTTTCAAAACGAAGGTTATTTTAAAACTAAAATAAAAGCTAAAAAAGATAGTGTTTCTTCAAAAAAAGGAAAGGTTACTTATTATATAAACAAAGGTCAACCTTTGTTTTTAGATACGATTGTTAAGACTATAGAATCTCCCGTCCTAGATTCTATTAATAAAACAACTCAAAATCAAAGCTTTTTAAAAACAAAACAACAATATAAGGATGCTAATTTTATAAAAGAAGCAAACAGGCTAACTAAATTATTTCGGAACAATGGAGTTTATCATTTTGATAAAAATAAGAGTATCGATTTTTATGTAGCTGATACATCAGGCTATAAAACGAATATTGAACTGTTTGTATCTGATAGAATAATAGAAAGAAATGGTCAGTATATTTCAAAACCATATAAGGTTCAAAAAATTAAAAAGATTAATGTTTATACTGACTATTCCTATAGTAAGAAAGACGAACCTTATAAAGATTCCATTTCTTATTATGGTGTAAATTTCTTTGCTCATGATAAACTTAAGTATAATCCAAAATATCTATCACAATCTCTGTTTATTAAGCCTAATAGTATATATACAGATACTTTAAAAAATTTAACAAGAACACATTTAAGAGGTTTAAAAAATTTTAAATCTACCTCTATTCGTTATAGAGAATTAAATGATAATGAATTAGAAGCTAATATATACTTAAGCCCAATAGAAAAATACACTTTAGGAATTGAAACGGAGCTTTCCAGATCTAACATACGAAATTTTGATGTTTCAGCTAAATTCTCCTTGATTAATAGAAATACTTTTAAAGGTGCTGAAATATTTAAAATTTCTGCTTTAGGGTCATATTTTAACTCTAATAATGGTCCTGGTTGGGAAATTGGTGCTGATGCTTCTTTAGAAGTACCTCGATTTATGGCTCCTTTTGGGTTGCATAAGTTTGTTCCAAAAAGAATGTTTCCTAAAACAAAATTTTATACTGGTATTAGTATTCAAAAAAACATAGGTCTAGATAAACGTAATATTACACTTGGTATTGATTATAAATGGAACTTTACCAACAAAAAAACTATTCAACTAGAATTACTGAACGTTCAATATATACGTAACTTAAATGTTAGTAATTACTTTTCAATATACAACTCTGAATTCCAAAAACTATTACAAATAGGTGAAAATATTAATGTAAACGCTTCAACACCTCAAGACCCGAATGATTTAAACACAGCAATTGTTTATGCAATAGACTTGCTACTATCTACTGAAATTCAAAGTAATCCTCAAAAAATAAAGGACTTAGCTAACATACTGGAAAGATACAGGATAATCACTTCTGATTTCTTAATACCAGAAATCGCTTATAACTTTACCTATAACAATCAACAAAATATAAAGGATCAAAGTTTTTCTTATTTCAAAATACGAGTAGCAAACTCAGGAAACGTTATGGGATTATTATCAAAAGAAAAAAATGAAAACAACAAAACAACTGTATTTCAAATACCCATTGCTCAGTATTTTAAAGCTGACTTAGAGTATAAAAAATATTGGGATTTAGGTAATAACTCAACCCTCGCCCATAGAACTTTTATAGGTGCTATTTTCAACTATAATAATTCTGAAATTCCTTTTTCTAGAAGTTATTTTGCTGGTGGATCCAATGATATAAGAGCCTGGAGAACCTATGATTTAGGTCCTGGAGCTAGACCTCAAGGTATAGAATATAATATTGGAAGTTTTAAGTTTTTAACTAGTTTTGAATATCGTTTTGATGTATTAGGTTCTTTAAAAGGTGCTTTATTTTTAGATGCGGGTAATATTTGGGACATCACAAATCCTGAATTTGATGAATTTGAAAAATTAAATAATTTTGGTAGTTTTTTAAACAATATAGCAGTTGGATCTGGTTTTGGAGTTCGTTATGACTTTAAGTTTCTTATAGCTAGACTTGATTTAGGCTTTAAAATGCATGAACCATATTTAGACACCAATAAATGGTTTAGTAATTTCAGTTTTTCTAAATCTGTATTAAATATAGGTATTAATTATCCTTTTTAA
- a CDS encoding RNA methyltransferase yields MIFSKKNIKLITSLQQKKYRQKHGLFVAEGVKVVNELLNSKMELYGLFGTEDSTEKINSDRITIITEEELKKISTLKTPNKVLAIFKIPKNRFQEETEDIEVALDGINDPGNLGTIIRLCDWFGVKKLICSKNTVDCYNSKVIQATMGSLTRVYIEYVDLVAYLESKNLPIYITDMEGDNIYQTNLPEKAIIVMGNEANGISQEIKSLINKKLTIPRFGNVQQTESLNVATATSILLSEFRRSLV; encoded by the coding sequence ATGATTTTCTCTAAAAAGAATATAAAATTAATAACTAGTTTACAACAAAAAAAGTATAGACAAAAACATGGTTTGTTTGTTGCTGAAGGTGTAAAAGTTGTAAATGAATTGTTAAACTCTAAAATGGAACTTTATGGTTTATTTGGAACAGAGGATAGTACTGAAAAAATAAATAGTGATAGGATCACTATTATTACAGAAGAAGAATTAAAGAAAATAAGTACATTGAAGACCCCAAATAAAGTTTTGGCAATATTTAAAATACCTAAAAATAGGTTTCAAGAGGAAACGGAAGATATAGAAGTGGCTCTAGACGGGATTAATGATCCTGGTAATTTAGGAACCATAATACGATTATGTGATTGGTTTGGTGTTAAAAAATTGATATGCTCTAAAAATACGGTTGATTGTTATAATTCAAAAGTTATTCAAGCTACTATGGGATCGTTAACTAGGGTGTATATTGAATATGTAGATTTGGTAGCTTATTTAGAATCGAAAAACCTTCCTATATATATAACAGATATGGAAGGAGATAATATTTACCAAACAAATTTACCTGAAAAGGCCATTATTGTTATGGGGAATGAGGCTAATGGAATATCACAAGAAATAAAAAGCTTAATAAATAAAAAGTTAACCATTCCAAGATTTGGAAATGTTCAACAAACTGAAAGCTTAAATGTAGCTACAGCTACTAGTATTTTATTAAGCGAGTTTAGAAGGAGTTTAGTCTAA
- a CDS encoding deoxynucleoside kinase, whose translation MHVAIAGNIGAGKTTLTKLLAKHYNWEPHFESVDENPYLDDFYAEMERWSFNLQVYFLNSRFRQVLELRKSGKKIIQDRTIYEDAHIFAPNLHAMGLMTNRDFHNYSSLFELMENLVTPPDLLIYLRADISTLVGQIHKRGREYENSISIDYLSRLNERYEAWISKYNKGKLLIIDVDDLDFVENKEDLGVIIDKIDAQINGLF comes from the coding sequence ATGCACGTAGCAATTGCAGGAAATATAGGCGCAGGTAAAACTACTTTAACTAAACTTTTAGCTAAACACTACAATTGGGAACCTCATTTTGAATCTGTAGATGAAAACCCATATTTAGATGATTTTTATGCTGAAATGGAGCGTTGGTCATTTAACCTTCAAGTATATTTTTTAAACAGTCGCTTTCGTCAAGTTTTAGAATTACGTAAATCTGGAAAAAAAATAATTCAAGATAGAACTATTTACGAAGATGCTCATATTTTTGCTCCCAATTTACATGCTATGGGATTAATGACCAATAGAGACTTTCATAACTATAGTTCTCTTTTTGAATTAATGGAGAATTTAGTAACTCCTCCTGATTTATTAATATACTTACGTGCTGATATTTCAACTTTAGTTGGTCAAATACATAAAAGAGGGAGAGAATATGAAAACTCTATTAGTATTGATTATTTAAGTAGATTAAACGAGCGCTATGAGGCTTGGATTAGTAAATACAATAAAGGTAAGTTACTTATTATTGATGTTGATGATTTAGATTTTGTTGAAAACAAAGAAGATTTAGGTGTAATTATTGACAAAATAGATGCTCAAATCAACGGGTTATTTTAG
- a CDS encoding response regulator transcription factor: MNTKIKLILAEDEPSLGQIIKETLETRNFEVYHAINGEEAFNLYEEITPDILVLDVMMPKKDGFTLAKEIRQNNKSIPIIFLTAKSQTKDVLEGFNHGGNDYLKKPFSMEELIVRVHSLLDRIQLKNNNESIPIGNYIFNYTKQTLHLNNNSELLTHKESELLYHLSQKSNEILDRSFILNKLWGNDDFFNARSMDVFISKLRKKLQNDSSIQIVNIRGYGYKLIC, encoded by the coding sequence ATGAACACTAAAATCAAACTTATCTTAGCTGAAGATGAACCTAGTTTAGGTCAAATTATTAAAGAAACTTTAGAAACAAGAAATTTTGAAGTCTACCATGCTATTAATGGTGAAGAAGCTTTCAATCTATATGAAGAAATTACTCCTGATATTCTAGTTCTTGATGTTATGATGCCTAAAAAAGATGGTTTTACGTTAGCTAAAGAAATTAGACAAAATAACAAAAGTATTCCTATCATATTTTTAACAGCAAAATCACAAACTAAAGATGTCTTAGAAGGATTTAATCATGGAGGTAATGATTACTTAAAAAAACCTTTTTCAATGGAAGAACTAATTGTAAGAGTACATTCTTTATTAGATAGAATACAATTAAAAAACAATAATGAATCAATTCCTATTGGAAATTATATATTCAACTATACTAAACAAACTTTACACTTAAATAACAATTCTGAATTATTAACTCATAAAGAGTCTGAATTACTATATCACTTATCACAAAAAAGCAATGAAATACTAGATAGAAGTTTCATTTTAAACAAATTATGGGGCAACGATGATTTCTTCAATGCTCGTAGTATGGATGTTTTTATCTCAAAGCTTAGAAAAAAACTACAAAATGATAGTTCTATACAAATTGTAAACATAAGAGGTTATGGATATAAATTGATTTGCTAA
- a CDS encoding HAMP domain-containing sensor histidine kinase, whose amino-acid sequence MSIKKHNWILYFISITIITTIAVQFYWNYKNYELNKQRVINEVQYSLNKAIDLYFSDLSKSNFFAIVESDSIANSKISLKNKVWNQFITVSKDSNKQTLYKNKLPEEVTSLDFSTSDQKKFKKIDSLFFKTIIIDTQNEILNDSAYKQTLEIKQITQLDNNLKKGINIKNSGNINNVSVFHGKKATDSLKLIKDLKTIFISIQNDSLELQKVDSITKTILLKKKINTNFYLDHYKCDTLYNSSKITNSANSYGLKIQALSSFLKSGENINLIYSNPTLETLKRSSTGILLSLILSLAVIASLFYLLKIINQQKELAEIKNDLISNITHEFKTPITTVSTAIEAIDNFNIIDDKEKTKKYLSISAVQLKKLHQMVEKLLETATLDSEKLLLKKEETDIIELIEKVTKKHQLISNDKTIQFFKNINNYSINIDVFHIENAISNLIDNAIKYGGSKIDVNVSLILNTIEITIADNGNGIDKNQQSKIFDKFYRVPKGNTHDVKGFGIGLYYTKKIIEKHNGVITLSSNSERTIFKIDLPNEH is encoded by the coding sequence ATGAGTATTAAAAAACACAACTGGATCCTCTACTTTATAAGTATAACAATTATTACTACTATTGCTGTTCAATTTTATTGGAATTACAAAAACTATGAACTAAATAAACAAAGGGTTATTAATGAAGTACAATACAGTTTAAATAAAGCTATAGATTTATATTTTTCTGACTTATCAAAAAGTAATTTTTTCGCAATAGTAGAATCCGATAGTATAGCTAACTCAAAAATATCTTTAAAAAATAAAGTATGGAATCAATTCATAACCGTTTCTAAAGATTCTAATAAGCAGACTTTATATAAAAATAAACTACCTGAAGAAGTCACTTCTTTAGATTTTTCAACTAGCGATCAAAAAAAGTTTAAAAAAATTGATTCTCTTTTTTTTAAAACAATCATTATAGATACTCAAAATGAGATACTAAATGATAGTGCCTATAAACAAACTCTTGAGATAAAACAAATAACACAGCTAGATAACAACCTTAAAAAAGGTATAAACATAAAAAACTCTGGTAACATTAATAATGTATCTGTTTTTCATGGTAAAAAAGCTACAGATAGCCTTAAACTAATTAAAGACTTAAAAACCATATTTATATCAATCCAAAATGATAGTTTAGAACTACAAAAAGTAGATTCAATTACCAAAACTATACTTTTGAAGAAAAAAATAAATACTAACTTCTACTTAGATCATTATAAATGTGATACATTGTATAACTCTTCAAAAATAACCAACTCTGCAAATTCATATGGATTAAAAATACAAGCTCTATCTAGTTTTTTAAAAAGCGGAGAAAATATAAATTTAATTTACTCTAACCCTACATTAGAAACTTTAAAAAGAAGTTCTACAGGGATACTATTATCTTTAATACTATCATTAGCTGTTATTGCTAGTTTATTTTATTTATTAAAAATAATTAATCAACAGAAAGAGTTAGCAGAAATCAAAAATGATTTAATTAGTAATATAACTCACGAATTTAAAACTCCCATTACAACAGTTTCTACTGCTATTGAGGCTATTGATAATTTTAACATCATTGATGATAAAGAAAAAACTAAAAAATACTTATCAATTTCTGCTGTTCAATTAAAAAAACTACATCAAATGGTTGAGAAGCTTCTTGAAACTGCAACTCTTGATAGTGAAAAACTATTACTAAAAAAAGAAGAAACAGATATTATTGAACTTATTGAGAAGGTTACTAAAAAGCACCAATTAATTAGTAATGATAAAACCATTCAATTTTTTAAAAACATTAACAACTATTCCATTAATATTGATGTTTTTCATATAGAAAATGCTATTTCTAACTTAATAGACAATGCTATTAAGTACGGAGGAAGTAAAATTGACGTTAATGTTTCTCTTATATTAAACACTATTGAAATTACAATTGCAGATAATGGTAATGGAATTGATAAAAACCAACAATCAAAAATTTTCGATAAATTTTATAGAGTTCCTAAAGGAAATACTCATGATGTTAAAGGTTTTGGCATAGGCTTATACTATACCAAAAAAATTATTGAAAAACACAATGGAGTTATTACACTAAGCTCAAACTCTGAACGTACCATTTTTAAAATTGATTTACCTAATGAACACTAA
- a CDS encoding GLPGLI family protein produces the protein MVRIIMLIIIMCATLPIFSQKIQGKAIYKTHRKIDVKLDSKKVGGNSDIQKAINEQLKKQFQKTYVLSFTSQESTYKQKEKLSKPEFSTGGVQIEIVGNGSVNDVLYKNLSENRYLNKTEISGKLFLINDKFLDLKWEMTGETKTIGKYTCYKAVREQQIESVSFTSSEEGKDKKERKKEIEETIAWYTPEIPISNGPGMHGGLPGLILEIQEGKQTIVCSEIVINPSKKIEIKEPTKGKKVTQEKFDKIMREKNEEMMERFKNRRKSKDGSSFSIEIQG, from the coding sequence ATGGTAAGAATTATAATGTTAATAATAATTATGTGTGCTACACTACCTATTTTTTCTCAGAAAATTCAAGGAAAAGCAATTTATAAAACACATAGAAAAATAGATGTAAAGCTGGATAGTAAAAAAGTAGGGGGGAATTCAGATATTCAAAAAGCGATTAATGAACAATTAAAAAAACAATTTCAAAAAACATATGTATTAAGTTTTACCTCACAAGAATCTACGTATAAACAAAAAGAAAAACTTTCAAAACCTGAATTCTCTACTGGAGGTGTACAAATTGAAATTGTAGGGAATGGAAGTGTTAATGATGTTTTATATAAAAATTTAAGCGAAAATAGATATTTAAACAAAACGGAAATTAGTGGTAAATTATTTTTAATAAATGATAAGTTTCTAGATTTGAAGTGGGAAATGACAGGAGAAACCAAAACCATAGGGAAATATACATGCTATAAGGCTGTAAGAGAACAACAAATAGAAAGTGTTAGTTTTACAAGTTCAGAGGAAGGAAAGGACAAAAAAGAAAGAAAAAAAGAAATAGAAGAAACAATTGCATGGTATACTCCAGAGATTCCTATAAGTAATGGACCAGGGATGCATGGAGGTTTACCTGGATTAATATTAGAGATTCAAGAAGGGAAACAAACTATTGTGTGTTCAGAAATAGTAATTAATCCATCAAAAAAAATAGAAATAAAAGAACCTACCAAAGGTAAAAAAGTTACTCAAGAAAAGTTTGATAAAATAATGAGAGAAAAAAATGAGGAAATGATGGAGC